The Juglans regia cultivar Chandler chromosome 2, Walnut 2.0, whole genome shotgun sequence genome includes a window with the following:
- the LOC109002126 gene encoding coenzyme Q-binding protein COQ10 homolog, mitochondrial-like, whose amino-acid sequence MSTSKGSLRHLIRSVTNARHLKNFDQRRCFRTIAAFDTPLPLVPNSVNGLSGLRFSLRSLFHNSHTVQTRRFLGCGDGEEGGFLSKVYEEKRVLGYSPEQLFDVVAAVDFYHGFVPWCQRSEIIKQYPNGSFDAELEIGFKFLVESYISHVELSRPKFIKTTAKDSALFDHLITIWEFNPGPAPGTCDLHFLVDFKFQSPFYRQVASMFFKEVASQLVRSFSQRCSLVYGPGVQILENSYGQST is encoded by the exons ATGTCGACCTCCAAAGGCAGTCTCAGACATCTTATTAGGTCCGTTACGAACGCCAGGCACTTGAAGAATTTTGATCAGAGGCGATGCTTTCGTACCATCGCGGCTTTCGATACACCATTGCCGCTGGTCCCTAATTCCGTCAATGGACTCAGTGGTCTCAGATTTTCTCTCAGGAGTTTGTTTCATAATAGTCACACTGTCCAAACGAGGCGGTTTCTGGGTTGTGGAGACGGTGAAGAGGGCGGTTTTCTTTCGAAAGTTTACGAGGAGAAGCGCGTCTTGGG GTATTCTCCAGAGCAATTGTTTGATGTAGTTGCAGCCGTTGACTTTTATCATGGTTTTGTCCCCTGGTGTCAGCGATCTGAGATAATTAAACAATATCCCAATGGGTCTTTTGATGCTGAGCTAGAGAttggtttcaaatttcttgttgAGAGTTACATTTCCCATGTAGAATTGAGCAGGCCTAAGTTCATAAAG ACAACTGCAAAGGATAGCGCCTTGTTTGACCACCTGATAACCATATGGGAGTTCAATCCTGGACCAGCTCCAGGAACTTGCGACCTTCATTTTTTGGTGGATTTTAAGTTCCAGTCACCATTTTACCGGCAG GTGGCATCCATGTTCTTCAAAGAGGTGGCCAGTCAACTGGTGCGATCATTCAGCCAGCGCTGCAGTTTGGTATATGGACCAGGGGTCCAAATCCTTGAAAATTCATATGGTCAAAGCACATGA
- the LOC109002118 gene encoding protein FAR1-RELATED SEQUENCE 6-like isoform X2, translated as MGKGDDGRPPRPTTSMSLIQGYYGPVNPYYPPFMMPPNTYPNPYLYHWGNQHPSMPPLGPTLPYHSLNNPEEFRKFQETSQHPLMLPLGPTLPYPSSMPPLGPTLPYPPSSNPEELKRSQEISQHLSMPLVGPTLPYPPSSNPEELRRFQETSQHPLMPPLGPTVPYSSSSNPEEVKRLQETNQHSSVPPLGPTLPYHSSSNSETFRGSEETTQSVSDSSTMPNSAESETDVEGTSHATDQSCHINSEDKETSSILKESEGTNDVSDEDERVEIPKSGMNFATEKVLMPYYKRYAKQTDKGGGEIFSDYVDCQNFIDKVGHLRLGKGGGKSLCDYFHRMREMDDGFVSIMDMNDEFRVKNVFWADARSRVAYEYFGDVITLDTTYLTNRYGMPFVLFVGVNHHGQSILLGTGLISSEDTSTFVWLFRAWLTCMNGRAPKAIITNYDRAIKSAISTVFPDTRHRYCLWHIMQKLTEKLGSHTQFNVGLKTSIESALYDSQTCGEFEDKWRQLLNMYNLGSNAWLQGLYNEKTFWVPVYLKNVFWAGMSISKRSESMNAFFDGFVHSGTTLKELVDQFDNALRNKVKVEATSDFNSFNQTIPCISPFGIEKQFQMMYTNAKFKEVQEEVLGLILCNCTLVSTKGCVSTFDVLDQISIDDDHVKNVHYSVYYNEEECEFKCMCALFEMRGVFCRHAFAVCRMKKINVLPEKYILDRWRKDLKRRYTLVKSSYDDLRDNADAQRYEVVVKRCLKLAMRVSQSDEHCNAFLRLLDEFEHKFEGLTFESRPYPTNVKEKAVMEKGRKISSPHVQEKRRTPMKRKVPVVEMVATKREKTDLQENLR; from the exons ATGGGCAAAGGGGATGATGGAAGGCCACCGAGGCCTACTACATCGATGTCATTGATCCAG GGATATTACGGTCCCGTAAATCCATACTACCCACCATTTATGATGCCTCCAAATACATATCCAAATCCATATCTGTACCATTGGGGTAACCAG CATCCATCGATGCCACCTCTTGGACCAACTCTACCTTACCATTCGTTGAATAATCCTGAGGAGTTCAGAAAATTTCAAGAGACTAGCCAG CATCCGTTGATGCTACCTCTTGGACCGACTCTACCCTACCCTTCGTCAATGCCACCTCTTGGACCAACTTTGCCCTACCCTCCATCGAGTAATCCGGAAGAGTTAAAAAGATCTCAAGAGATTAGCCAG CATCTGTCGATGCCACTTGTTGGACCAACTCTACCCTACCCTCCATCAAGTAATCCGGAGGAGTTAAGAAGATTTCAGGAGACTAGCCag CATCCATTGATGCCACCTCTTGGACCAACTGTACCCTATTCTTCATCGAGTAATCCGGAAGAGGTCAAAAGACTTCAAGAGACTAACCAG CATTCGTCGGTGCCACCTCTTGGACCAACTTTGCCTTACCATTCGTCGAGTAATTCGGAAACGTTCAGAGGTTCTGAAGAGACCACACAAAGTGTAAGTGATTCGTCCACCATGCCTAATAGTGCAGAAAGTGAGACGGATGTTGAAGGTACATCACATGCAACTGATCAAAGCTGTCATATTAATAGCG AGGATAAAGAAACATCCAGCATACTTAAAGAGTCAGAGGGGACTAATGATGTATCTGATGAGGATGAACGAGTTGAAATACCAAAATCTGGTATGAATTTTGCCACTGAGAAAGTGCTTATGCCTTATTACAAACGATATGCCAAGCAAACAGATAAAGGAGGTGGCGAAATATTTAGTGACTACGTTGATTGTCAGAACTTTATAGACAAAGTCGGACACTTAAGGCTTGGTAAAGGAGGTGGCAAATCACTCTGTGACTACTTTCATAGAATGAGGGAGATGGATGATGGTTTTGTTTCTATTATGGATATGAATGACGAGTTCAGAGTAAAAAATGTGTTCTGGGCTGACGCACGCAGTCGAGTGGCATATgagtattttggagatgttATTACTCTCGATACGACGTACCTAACAAATAGGTATGGTATGCCTTTTGTTCTCTTTGTGGGTGTAAACCATCATGGCCAATCTATACTGTTAGGGACTGGCTTGATTTCAAGTGAAGACACAAGTACGTTTGTCTGGTTGTTCCGAGCATGGTTAACGTGCATGAATGGTCGGGCTCCCAAAGCCATAATAACAAATTATGACCGAGCAATAAAGAGTGCTATTTCTACTGTATTTCCAGATACTCGTCACAGATATTGTCTTTGGCACATCATGCAAAAGCTTACAGAAAAATTGGGATCCCACACCCAATTCAATGTTGGGTTGAAAACTTCTATTGAGAGTGCTTTATATGATTCACAAACTTGTGGGGAATTTGAGGATAAGTGGAGGCAACTACTTAATATGTACAATCTTGGTTCTAATGCATGGCTGCAAGGGTTGTATAACGAGAAGACTTTTTGGGTACCGGTTtacttgaaaaatgtattttgggcTGGTATGAGCATTTCAAAACGgtctgaaagcatgaatgcttttttcgaCGGGTTTGTGCATTCTGGTACAACATTGAAGGAACTTGTTGATCAATTTGACAATGCTCTAAGGAATAAGGTGAAGGTCGAGGCAACGTCTGATTTCAATTCCTTCAACCAAACAATTCCATGCATATCCCCGTTTGGCATTGAGAAACAGTTTCAAATGATGTATACTAATGCAAAGTTTAAGGAGGTCCAAGAAGAGGTGTTGGGGTTGATTTTATGTAACTGCACACTCGTTAGCACTAAAGGTTGTGTTTCCACATTTGATGTTTTGGATCAAATTTCCATTGATGATGACCATGTTAAAAATGTGCATTATTCAGTTTACTACAACGAAGAGGAATGCGAATTTAAATGCATGTGTGCGTTGTTTGAGATGAGGGGAGTTTTCTGTAGGCATGCATTTGCTGTATGTCGTatgaagaaaattaatgtgctgccggaaaaatatattttggatcgATGGAGAAAGGATTTAAAGAGGAGATACACATTGGTCAAAAGTAGTTATGATGACTTGCGAGACAATGCAGATGCACAAAGGTATGAGGTTGTGGTGAAAAGATGTTTGAAATTAGCAATGCGTGTATCCCAAAGTGATGAGCATTGCAATGCTTTTTTACGCCTGTTAGATGAATTTGAGCATAAATTTGAAGGCTTAACATTTGAGTCAAGACCCTACCCAACCAATGTTAAAGAAAAAGCAGTCATGGAGAAAGGTAGAAAGATATCAAGCCCCCACGTTCAGGAGAAAAGGAGAACTCCAATGAAAAGGAAGGTTCCGGTTGTAGAAATGGTCGCAACCAAGAGAGAAAAAACAg ACTTGCAAGAAAATCTTCGTTGA
- the LOC109002118 gene encoding protein FAR1-RELATED SEQUENCE 6-like isoform X1: MGKGDDGRPPRPTTSMSLIQGYYGPVNPYYPPFMMPPNTYPNPYLYHWGNQHPSMPPLGPTLPYHSLNNPEEFRKFQETSQHPLMLPLGPTLPYPSSMPPLGPTLPYPPSSNPEELKRSQEISQHLSMPLVGPTLPYPPSSNPEELRRFQETSQHLSVPPLRPTLPHPSLSNPEKLKRFQETSQHPLMPPLGPTVPYSSSSNPEEVKRLQETNQHSSVPPLGPTLPYHSSSNSETFRGSEETTQSVSDSSTMPNSAESETDVEGTSHATDQSCHINSEDKETSSILKESEGTNDVSDEDERVEIPKSGMNFATEKVLMPYYKRYAKQTDKGGGEIFSDYVDCQNFIDKVGHLRLGKGGGKSLCDYFHRMREMDDGFVSIMDMNDEFRVKNVFWADARSRVAYEYFGDVITLDTTYLTNRYGMPFVLFVGVNHHGQSILLGTGLISSEDTSTFVWLFRAWLTCMNGRAPKAIITNYDRAIKSAISTVFPDTRHRYCLWHIMQKLTEKLGSHTQFNVGLKTSIESALYDSQTCGEFEDKWRQLLNMYNLGSNAWLQGLYNEKTFWVPVYLKNVFWAGMSISKRSESMNAFFDGFVHSGTTLKELVDQFDNALRNKVKVEATSDFNSFNQTIPCISPFGIEKQFQMMYTNAKFKEVQEEVLGLILCNCTLVSTKGCVSTFDVLDQISIDDDHVKNVHYSVYYNEEECEFKCMCALFEMRGVFCRHAFAVCRMKKINVLPEKYILDRWRKDLKRRYTLVKSSYDDLRDNADAQRYEVVVKRCLKLAMRVSQSDEHCNAFLRLLDEFEHKFEGLTFESRPYPTNVKEKAVMEKGRKISSPHVQEKRRTPMKRKVPVVEMVATKREKTDLQENLR, translated from the exons ATGGGCAAAGGGGATGATGGAAGGCCACCGAGGCCTACTACATCGATGTCATTGATCCAG GGATATTACGGTCCCGTAAATCCATACTACCCACCATTTATGATGCCTCCAAATACATATCCAAATCCATATCTGTACCATTGGGGTAACCAG CATCCATCGATGCCACCTCTTGGACCAACTCTACCTTACCATTCGTTGAATAATCCTGAGGAGTTCAGAAAATTTCAAGAGACTAGCCAG CATCCGTTGATGCTACCTCTTGGACCGACTCTACCCTACCCTTCGTCAATGCCACCTCTTGGACCAACTTTGCCCTACCCTCCATCGAGTAATCCGGAAGAGTTAAAAAGATCTCAAGAGATTAGCCAG CATCTGTCGATGCCACTTGTTGGACCAACTCTACCCTACCCTCCATCAAGTAATCCGGAGGAGTTAAGAAGATTTCAGGAGACTAGCCag CATCTGTCGGTGCCACCTCTTAGACCAACTCTACCCCACCCTTCGTTGAGTAATCCAGAGAAGTTAAAAAGGTTTCAAGAGACTAGCCAG CATCCATTGATGCCACCTCTTGGACCAACTGTACCCTATTCTTCATCGAGTAATCCGGAAGAGGTCAAAAGACTTCAAGAGACTAACCAG CATTCGTCGGTGCCACCTCTTGGACCAACTTTGCCTTACCATTCGTCGAGTAATTCGGAAACGTTCAGAGGTTCTGAAGAGACCACACAAAGTGTAAGTGATTCGTCCACCATGCCTAATAGTGCAGAAAGTGAGACGGATGTTGAAGGTACATCACATGCAACTGATCAAAGCTGTCATATTAATAGCG AGGATAAAGAAACATCCAGCATACTTAAAGAGTCAGAGGGGACTAATGATGTATCTGATGAGGATGAACGAGTTGAAATACCAAAATCTGGTATGAATTTTGCCACTGAGAAAGTGCTTATGCCTTATTACAAACGATATGCCAAGCAAACAGATAAAGGAGGTGGCGAAATATTTAGTGACTACGTTGATTGTCAGAACTTTATAGACAAAGTCGGACACTTAAGGCTTGGTAAAGGAGGTGGCAAATCACTCTGTGACTACTTTCATAGAATGAGGGAGATGGATGATGGTTTTGTTTCTATTATGGATATGAATGACGAGTTCAGAGTAAAAAATGTGTTCTGGGCTGACGCACGCAGTCGAGTGGCATATgagtattttggagatgttATTACTCTCGATACGACGTACCTAACAAATAGGTATGGTATGCCTTTTGTTCTCTTTGTGGGTGTAAACCATCATGGCCAATCTATACTGTTAGGGACTGGCTTGATTTCAAGTGAAGACACAAGTACGTTTGTCTGGTTGTTCCGAGCATGGTTAACGTGCATGAATGGTCGGGCTCCCAAAGCCATAATAACAAATTATGACCGAGCAATAAAGAGTGCTATTTCTACTGTATTTCCAGATACTCGTCACAGATATTGTCTTTGGCACATCATGCAAAAGCTTACAGAAAAATTGGGATCCCACACCCAATTCAATGTTGGGTTGAAAACTTCTATTGAGAGTGCTTTATATGATTCACAAACTTGTGGGGAATTTGAGGATAAGTGGAGGCAACTACTTAATATGTACAATCTTGGTTCTAATGCATGGCTGCAAGGGTTGTATAACGAGAAGACTTTTTGGGTACCGGTTtacttgaaaaatgtattttgggcTGGTATGAGCATTTCAAAACGgtctgaaagcatgaatgcttttttcgaCGGGTTTGTGCATTCTGGTACAACATTGAAGGAACTTGTTGATCAATTTGACAATGCTCTAAGGAATAAGGTGAAGGTCGAGGCAACGTCTGATTTCAATTCCTTCAACCAAACAATTCCATGCATATCCCCGTTTGGCATTGAGAAACAGTTTCAAATGATGTATACTAATGCAAAGTTTAAGGAGGTCCAAGAAGAGGTGTTGGGGTTGATTTTATGTAACTGCACACTCGTTAGCACTAAAGGTTGTGTTTCCACATTTGATGTTTTGGATCAAATTTCCATTGATGATGACCATGTTAAAAATGTGCATTATTCAGTTTACTACAACGAAGAGGAATGCGAATTTAAATGCATGTGTGCGTTGTTTGAGATGAGGGGAGTTTTCTGTAGGCATGCATTTGCTGTATGTCGTatgaagaaaattaatgtgctgccggaaaaatatattttggatcgATGGAGAAAGGATTTAAAGAGGAGATACACATTGGTCAAAAGTAGTTATGATGACTTGCGAGACAATGCAGATGCACAAAGGTATGAGGTTGTGGTGAAAAGATGTTTGAAATTAGCAATGCGTGTATCCCAAAGTGATGAGCATTGCAATGCTTTTTTACGCCTGTTAGATGAATTTGAGCATAAATTTGAAGGCTTAACATTTGAGTCAAGACCCTACCCAACCAATGTTAAAGAAAAAGCAGTCATGGAGAAAGGTAGAAAGATATCAAGCCCCCACGTTCAGGAGAAAAGGAGAACTCCAATGAAAAGGAAGGTTCCGGTTGTAGAAATGGTCGCAACCAAGAGAGAAAAAACAg ACTTGCAAGAAAATCTTCGTTGA